A genomic window from Flavobacterium hankyongi includes:
- a CDS encoding DUF420 domain-containing protein translates to MENNTEKKYNVWITILSVAIPLVVALLFKVKLKDFGFDVKPLSFLPPIYATINGITAIILVWAVISIKNGKRRLHENLMKIAIGLSVAFLAMYVAYHMTAEATPYGGEGAMRAIYFFILITHITLSIVIIPLVLITYVRALAERFDKHKKIAKITFPIWLYVAVTGVVVYLMISPYYVN, encoded by the coding sequence ATGGAAAACAATACAGAAAAAAAATATAACGTTTGGATTACAATTTTATCGGTTGCAATACCTTTAGTAGTTGCCTTGCTGTTTAAAGTTAAATTGAAAGATTTTGGATTTGATGTAAAACCTTTGTCTTTTTTACCTCCAATTTATGCTACCATAAACGGAATTACTGCTATTATTTTAGTTTGGGCCGTTATTTCTATTAAAAATGGAAAGAGAAGGCTTCATGAAAATTTAATGAAAATAGCAATTGGTTTGTCTGTTGCATTTTTGGCTATGTATGTAGCGTATCATATGACTGCTGAAGCAACGCCTTATGGTGGTGAAGGAGCGATGAGAGCAATTTATTTCTTTATATTAATTACACACATAACACTTTCAATTGTAATTATTCCTTTGGTATTAATTACTTATGTAAGGGCTTTAGCTGAACGTTTTGACAAGCACAAAAAAATAGCAAAAATTACTTTTCCTATTTGGCTGTATGTAGCAGTTACTGGTGTTGTAGTTTATCTTATGATTTCTCCTTATTATGTTAATTAG
- a CDS encoding SCO family protein, which produces MKNKSYIGMAFVILVFGILVIPKIVERIKNNDVVKGDRLNSIGDTSTAKADLLTIGPAPKFSLTNQDNKTISNETYKGKVYVVEFFFSTCPTICPIMNRNMKFVQESFASNTNFGIASITINPENDTPEILKKHAEDIGAKGMNWNFLTGDKESIFGIANKGFNLYVGENKKVNGGFEHSGLFALIDKEGNIRSRKDDFGNPIIYYDGLKEEGVKQLKQDITKLLAE; this is translated from the coding sequence ATGAAAAATAAGTCTTACATAGGAATGGCTTTTGTCATTTTAGTTTTTGGAATTTTAGTTATTCCAAAAATTGTCGAACGTATCAAAAACAATGATGTTGTAAAAGGTGATCGATTAAACTCTATTGGTGATACAAGTACTGCTAAAGCTGATTTGTTGACAATTGGACCAGCACCAAAGTTTTCGTTAACTAATCAAGACAATAAAACTATTTCGAATGAAACCTATAAGGGTAAAGTGTATGTTGTAGAATTCTTTTTCTCAACTTGTCCTACAATTTGTCCTATTATGAACAGAAACATGAAGTTTGTTCAAGAAAGTTTTGCTTCTAATACAAACTTTGGAATTGCTTCAATTACAATCAATCCTGAAAATGATACTCCGGAAATTTTAAAGAAACATGCAGAAGATATTGGCGCAAAAGGAATGAATTGGAACTTTTTGACAGGAGATAAAGAGAGCATTTTTGGGATAGCTAATAAAGGCTTTAATTTATATGTCGGAGAGAATAAAAAAGTAAATGGTGGATTCGAACATTCGGGATTATTTGCGTTGATAGATAAAGAAGGAAATATTAGAAGCCGCAAAGATGATTTTGGTAATCCAATTATATATTATGACGGATTAAAAGAAGAAGGAGTAAAACAATTGAAGCAAGATATAACAAAACTACTAGCAGAATAA
- a CDS encoding cytochrome C oxidase subunit IV family protein, whose translation MGHAHESNVGRIWKVFGILSLITVVEVALGIYKPHSLHFTNVLGMNLLNWIFIILTVAKAYGIMWAFMHLEGEKASLRWSIVGPLVFLIIYLVFILLVEADYIYDVFKTSTIKWNF comes from the coding sequence ATGGGACACGCACACGAATCAAACGTTGGTAGAATCTGGAAAGTTTTCGGGATATTATCACTAATCACAGTAGTAGAGGTTGCACTAGGTATTTATAAACCTCATTCATTGCATTTTACAAATGTTTTGGGGATGAACCTTTTAAACTGGATCTTTATAATCTTAACAGTTGCAAAAGCATACGGAATTATGTGGGCTTTCATGCACTTAGAAGGTGAAAAAGCATCACTTCGTTGGTCAATTGTAGGGCCGCTAGTATTTTTGATTATCTATTTGGTTTTCATTTTATTGGTAGAAGCAGATTATATTTATGACGTATTTAAAACTTCTACAATTAAGTGGAATTTTTAA
- a CDS encoding cytochrome c oxidase subunit 3, translated as MATTVTTSAEGKTWGGGNEPMNASYGKMMMWFFIVSDALTFSGFLGAYGFSRFKFIETWPLADEVFTHFPFMHGVPAPMYYVALMTFILIFSSVTMVLAVDAGHQMKKNKVVLYMFLTIIGGLIFVGSQAWEWKNFIKGEHGAIETKGGSLLQFVKVDKTQPSGYARVSLSEFASNTPEERVQHKRSNGLWFVDEPALTSVSVNQVVEGFKANEGILVRSEKIDATTKHKIVLSREESLKLVENAKYVVEGANLKRNEYGNRLFADFFFFITGFHGFHVFSGVVINIIIFLNVLLGTYERRGSYEMVEKVGLYWHFVDLVWVFVFTFFYLV; from the coding sequence ATGGCAACGACAGTTACTACAAGTGCTGAAGGTAAAACTTGGGGCGGCGGAAATGAGCCGATGAATGCTAGCTATGGTAAAATGATGATGTGGTTTTTCATCGTTTCCGATGCGTTAACATTCTCTGGATTCCTTGGCGCTTACGGTTTTTCGAGATTTAAATTTATTGAAACATGGCCTTTGGCAGATGAGGTGTTTACTCACTTCCCTTTCATGCATGGAGTGCCAGCGCCAATGTACTATGTGGCGTTAATGACTTTTATTCTAATTTTCTCATCTGTAACTATGGTATTAGCTGTAGATGCAGGACACCAAATGAAAAAGAATAAAGTTGTTTTGTATATGTTCTTAACTATCATTGGTGGTTTAATATTCGTAGGTTCTCAAGCTTGGGAGTGGAAAAACTTCATCAAGGGTGAGCATGGAGCTATTGAAACAAAAGGAGGGTCGTTGTTGCAATTTGTTAAAGTTGATAAAACACAACCTTCAGGTTATGCAAGAGTATCACTTTCAGAATTTGCTTCAAATACTCCAGAAGAAAGAGTTCAACACAAAAGAAGTAATGGATTGTGGTTTGTTGATGAGCCAGCATTAACTTCGGTTTCTGTAAACCAAGTTGTTGAAGGGTTTAAAGCTAATGAAGGAATTTTAGTTCGTTCTGAAAAGATAGATGCAACTACAAAACATAAAATTGTATTATCTCGCGAAGAGTCTCTTAAATTAGTTGAAAATGCTAAATATGTAGTAGAAGGAGCTAATTTAAAACGTAATGAGTACGGAAACAGATTATTTGCTGATTTCTTCTTCTTTATTACAGGTTTCCACGGTTTCCACGTATTCTCAGGAGTAGTTATTAATATCATCATTTTCTTAAATGTTTTATTAGGAACTTACGAAAGAAGAGGAAGCTACGAGATGGTAGAGAAAGTTGGATTATACTGGCACTTTGTAGATTTAGTTTGGGTATTCGTATTTACATTCTTCTATTTAGTGTAA
- a CDS encoding cytochrome c oxidase subunit 3: MEAMTIEEHKQKTARSYKLILLFGMLSMFMMFAGLTSAYLVSASRKDWVHTMVLPQAFTISTLIIIVSSITIHMAKLSIKKDDRKNTTLFLLATLVLGIAFVFFQFKGFSQVVEMGYYFTGAESNVTSSFLYMLTILHMAHLFGGIISLLIIIYNHFKQKYNSTQTTGIELGAMFWHFLDFLWVYLFLFLYFVK; the protein is encoded by the coding sequence ATGGAGGCTATGACAATAGAGGAGCACAAACAAAAAACAGCTAGATCATACAAGCTTATTTTATTGTTTGGAATGCTAAGTATGTTTATGATGTTTGCAGGTTTAACCAGTGCCTATTTAGTAAGTGCGTCCCGAAAAGACTGGGTTCACACTATGGTGCTTCCTCAAGCTTTTACAATTAGTACTTTAATCATTATTGTGAGTAGTATTACTATTCATATGGCTAAACTTTCAATTAAAAAAGATGATAGAAAAAATACCACTTTGTTTTTGCTAGCGACTTTAGTATTGGGAATTGCTTTTGTGTTTTTTCAGTTTAAAGGATTTAGCCAAGTGGTAGAAATGGGGTATTATTTCACCGGTGCAGAAAGTAATGTGACGTCATCTTTCCTTTATATGCTTACCATTTTGCATATGGCTCACTTGTTTGGAGGAATAATTTCTTTATTAATTATAATTTATAATCATTTTAAACAAAAATACAATTCAACTCAAACCACTGGAATTGAGCTAGGTGCAATGTTTTGGCATTTTTTAGATTTTCTTTGGGTATATTTGTTTTTGTTTTTGTATTTCGTAAAATAA
- the cyoE gene encoding heme o synthase: protein MSNSNTSFSIQSVLIDFKEITKAGLAISVVFSSLAGYLLGVDYFSTNSIYVLLMLAIGGYCMVGASNAYNQIIEKDLDALMDRTKNRPIPSGRMSVKTAFVVASVLTIIGLTILYNINEKTAMFGAISIFLYTCVYTPLKTITPLSVFVGAFPGAIPFMLGWVAATGEFGIEAGTLFLIQFFWQFPHFWAIGWFLYEDYKKGGFYMLPTGHKDKSTAMQTILYTVWLVVASVLPTFGYTGQLYLSTVATIVVVFLGLWMLRAAVMLYQKRDDKTAKTLMLVSVSYISLLQIVYITDKFLR from the coding sequence TTGAGCAATTCAAATACGTCATTTTCAATACAATCTGTTCTAATAGACTTTAAAGAGATTACTAAAGCCGGTCTGGCGATTAGTGTGGTTTTTTCATCACTTGCAGGATATTTGCTAGGAGTCGATTATTTTTCGACTAATAGTATTTATGTTTTATTGATGTTGGCTATTGGTGGTTATTGTATGGTAGGAGCTTCAAATGCATACAATCAAATCATTGAAAAGGATTTAGATGCTTTGATGGATCGAACTAAGAATCGACCAATTCCTTCAGGTAGAATGTCGGTTAAAACAGCGTTTGTAGTTGCTTCAGTTTTAACCATTATAGGATTAACTATCCTTTATAATATAAATGAAAAAACGGCCATGTTTGGCGCAATTTCTATATTTCTTTATACTTGTGTGTATACGCCACTAAAAACAATAACACCTTTGTCAGTTTTTGTTGGGGCTTTTCCAGGAGCTATTCCTTTTATGTTGGGATGGGTTGCTGCAACGGGTGAATTTGGTATAGAAGCGGGAACGCTTTTTCTTATTCAATTTTTTTGGCAATTTCCTCATTTCTGGGCAATTGGTTGGTTTTTGTATGAAGATTATAAAAAGGGTGGTTTTTATATGCTGCCAACAGGGCATAAAGATAAATCGACTGCAATGCAAACCATATTATATACTGTGTGGTTAGTAGTAGCTTCGGTTTTGCCAACTTTTGGTTATACTGGTCAATTGTATTTGTCAACAGTAGCAACAATTGTGGTTGTCTTTTTGGGATTATGGATGCTTAGAGCGGCAGTAATGCTATATCAAAAAAGAGATGATAAAACCGCTAAAACATTAATGTTAGTGAGTGTTTCGTATATCTCACTTTTACAAATTGTATATATAACAGATAAATTTTTAAGATAA
- a CDS encoding gliding motility protein RemB: MKKTLFLLFFISQYAFSQVSNQEKHPVFPACESVFDKDLENCFYSQIQDFVYQNFQVPDVAKQNNFKGRVITLFEVDTSGVFKVLYIDAKYPELTAETKRVFLALPKIKPATYNGNSTYAKYTINIAIPLQSAAQIAEEERLEKERKENDSKFLANKVHPEYDQVSINYKEFKNPQFSSNLNIPFSHNYYSQFEEQINQIGTNNHTGSKPYSYSEVAKYYDFNEAYSQIKLNKQSWVGRKLFDEHMVAIQGEDYWFTINPVFDLRLGKSNPTKQDYTFVNTRAINIQGGLGSQINFTTTIYESQGVFADYYNRYAVSIKPSGGNPAIVPGIGPAKEFKETKFDFPSADANITFKPSKFFDLQLGYSRNFIGDGYRSLLEGDGASPYPYFKINTTFWKIKYTNTYMWLKDVRSDVTTDRTYATKYMANHYLSWNVSKRLNIGFFESVVWSNQNNRGFDVNFVNPIIFYRSVEFSSSSRSGNAVLGLTSKYKWNNYINLYGQFLLDEFAVGDMTSGERSWRNKFGYQLGAKYYNAFGVKRLYLQAEYNHVRPYVYAHSNPLTNYGHNNQSMGHIWGSNFREITAIARYNKKRLFGEVKMSAGVRGFDFDTANPNDVELNYGSNIYQNYDENRSNDKGVVVGQGNKANIIIADLQAGYLLNPSTNMKLFGNFIYRKFSPSVDTPNVFKENTTWFSVGLRSDLFNWYFDY; the protein is encoded by the coding sequence ATGAAAAAAACACTTTTCCTTTTATTTTTTATTAGTCAGTATGCTTTTTCTCAAGTAAGTAATCAGGAAAAACACCCTGTCTTTCCAGCTTGTGAAAGTGTTTTTGATAAAGATTTAGAAAATTGTTTCTACAGTCAAATTCAAGATTTTGTTTATCAAAATTTCCAAGTGCCTGATGTTGCAAAACAAAATAATTTTAAAGGAAGAGTAATTACTCTTTTTGAAGTTGATACTTCTGGTGTTTTTAAAGTGCTGTATATTGATGCTAAATATCCTGAGCTTACAGCTGAAACAAAAAGAGTGTTTTTGGCTTTGCCAAAAATTAAACCTGCTACTTACAATGGCAATTCTACCTATGCAAAGTATACAATTAACATAGCTATACCATTGCAAAGTGCTGCTCAAATTGCAGAAGAAGAAAGGCTAGAGAAGGAAAGAAAGGAAAACGATTCTAAGTTTCTAGCAAATAAAGTTCATCCAGAATATGACCAAGTTTCGATAAATTATAAAGAATTTAAAAATCCTCAATTTTCGAGTAATTTAAACATACCTTTTTCTCATAATTATTATTCTCAATTTGAAGAGCAAATAAATCAAATTGGAACAAATAATCATACAGGGTCTAAACCTTATTCTTATAGTGAAGTTGCAAAATACTATGATTTTAATGAAGCTTATAGTCAAATTAAACTAAACAAGCAAAGTTGGGTGGGAAGAAAATTGTTTGATGAGCACATGGTTGCCATTCAAGGAGAGGATTATTGGTTCACAATCAATCCAGTTTTTGATTTGCGGCTGGGAAAAAGTAACCCAACAAAGCAAGATTATACGTTTGTAAATACAAGAGCGATAAATATTCAAGGCGGATTAGGTAGTCAAATTAACTTCACAACCACTATTTATGAGAGTCAGGGTGTTTTTGCTGACTATTATAATAGATATGCTGTTTCTATAAAACCTTCAGGAGGAAATCCTGCTATAGTTCCAGGTATAGGTCCTGCAAAAGAGTTTAAAGAGACAAAATTTGACTTTCCTTCGGCAGATGCTAATATAACATTTAAGCCAAGCAAGTTTTTTGATTTACAATTAGGCTATAGCAGAAATTTTATTGGGGATGGTTATCGTTCTTTGCTTGAAGGAGATGGAGCTAGTCCTTATCCGTACTTTAAGATCAATACTACTTTTTGGAAAATCAAATATACCAATACTTATATGTGGTTAAAAGATGTGAGGTCTGATGTTACTACAGATAGAACATATGCTACTAAATATATGGCGAATCATTATTTGAGTTGGAATGTTTCTAAACGTTTAAATATTGGTTTTTTTGAATCTGTCGTTTGGTCTAATCAAAATAATAGAGGATTTGATGTGAATTTTGTGAATCCAATTATATTTTATCGTTCTGTTGAATTTTCGTCCTCTTCACGAAGTGGAAATGCAGTGTTAGGATTAACTTCAAAATATAAATGGAATAATTATATAAATCTTTACGGACAATTTTTGCTAGATGAATTTGCGGTAGGTGATATGACTTCTGGTGAAAGAAGTTGGAGAAATAAATTCGGGTATCAACTTGGAGCGAAATATTACAACGCGTTTGGAGTAAAAAGACTTTATCTACAAGCAGAATACAATCATGTAAGACCTTATGTTTATGCGCATAGTAATCCTTTGACAAATTACGGACACAATAATCAAAGCATGGGGCATATTTGGGGGTCAAATTTCAGAGAGATAACTGCAATTGCTCGATACAATAAGAAAAGGTTGTTTGGAGAAGTAAAAATGAGTGCCGGGGTGCGAGGTTTCGATTTTGACACAGCTAATCCTAATGATGTTGAGTTAAACTATGGGTCTAATATTTATCAAAATTATGATGAGAATAGATCGAATGATAAAGGAGTTGTTGTTGGTCAAGGAAATAAAGCAAATATCATAATTGCTGATCTTCAAGCAGGATATTTATTGAATCCATCTACAAATATGAAGCTGTTTGGCAATTTTATCTATAGAAAGTTTTCACCTTCGGTAGATACTCCAAATGTATTCAAAGAAAATACAACTTGGTTTTCTGTAGGTTTACGATCAGATTTGTTTAATTGGTACTTTGATTATTAA
- the deoC gene encoding deoxyribose-phosphate aldolase produces the protein MNIKQYLDSTYLKTAEQAGLSEKENTKVVEGFIQEAIDEGFKLIMIRPDKVSLAHQMISKAKSDVLIGTVIDFPDGTSDFDVKLQEAQEAINNSVDELDYVINYQAFKRGETNLVKNEIIECTKIGLLNKKAVKFIIEVAALTDQQIIQLSALIKNTIISNFKENDYQNVFVKSSTGFYKTEDDLPNGATVHTIKMMLENSCPLPVKAAGGVRTIDEAMEMIKLGVKRIGTSSAKAISKGEVSNDNY, from the coding sequence ATGAATATTAAGCAATATTTAGATTCTACCTATTTAAAAACAGCAGAACAAGCTGGTTTGTCTGAAAAAGAAAATACTAAAGTAGTTGAAGGATTTATTCAAGAGGCGATCGATGAAGGATTTAAGTTAATAATGATTCGTCCAGATAAAGTATCATTGGCTCATCAAATGATTTCGAAAGCAAAATCAGATGTTTTAATAGGTACTGTAATTGATTTTCCTGACGGAACTTCTGACTTTGATGTAAAACTTCAAGAAGCACAAGAGGCAATTAATAATTCAGTAGATGAATTAGATTATGTTATAAACTATCAAGCTTTTAAAAGAGGAGAAACAAATTTGGTCAAAAACGAAATAATTGAATGTACTAAAATTGGTTTACTCAATAAAAAAGCTGTAAAGTTTATTATTGAAGTAGCTGCACTAACAGATCAGCAAATTATTCAATTGTCTGCATTAATTAAAAATACTATTATTAGTAACTTCAAAGAAAATGATTATCAGAATGTCTTCGTAAAATCATCAACAGGATTTTACAAAACGGAAGATGATTTACCAAATGGAGCGACAGTACATACAATAAAAATGATGCTCGAAAATTCATGTCCATTACCAGTAAAAGCTGCAGGAGGAGTGCGAACTATTGATGAGGCAATGGAAATGATAAAATTAGGGGTAAAGCGCATTGGTACTTCTTCTGCAAAAGCGATTTCTAAAGGAGAAGTTTCAAACGATAATTATTAA
- a CDS encoding VanZ family protein, translating to MKIIKLLSALNKYSFWIAVFWTVFILYFSFKTPSAEPSFYFENADKVVHFTFYLGFVFLWFRYLISKKIRISKYLFFLFLSAVVLGVIIEILQGLLTTNRQADVWDAVANSFGALIGALISKRMIGKNL from the coding sequence GTGAAGATTATAAAACTCTTATCGGCGCTTAATAAGTATTCTTTTTGGATAGCTGTTTTTTGGACTGTTTTTATTTTATACTTCAGTTTTAAAACACCTAGTGCTGAGCCGAGCTTTTATTTTGAAAATGCTGACAAAGTAGTACATTTTACGTTCTATTTAGGATTTGTTTTTTTATGGTTTAGATATCTTATTTCTAAAAAAATAAGAATAAGTAAATATTTGTTTTTTTTATTTCTATCGGCAGTTGTTTTAGGTGTCATCATTGAAATATTACAAGGATTGTTAACCACAAATAGACAGGCTGATGTTTGGGATGCTGTTGCAAATAGTTTTGGAGCTTTAATAGGCGCTTTGATCTCAAAAAGAATGATAGGTAAAAATTTGTAA
- the gcvH gene encoding glycine cleavage system protein GcvH: protein MNIPTNLKYTKDHEWVSIDGDIATVGITDFAQKELGDIVYVEVDTLDQTLSKDEVFGTVEAVKTVSDLFLPLSGEIVEFNNELESNPEVVNSDPYGAAWMIKVKISDASEIDSLLSSEDYKTLIGA, encoded by the coding sequence ATGAACATACCAACTAATTTAAAGTACACTAAAGATCACGAATGGGTTAGCATCGATGGAGATATTGCTACGGTAGGAATTACAGATTTTGCTCAAAAAGAATTGGGTGATATTGTGTATGTTGAAGTTGATACTTTAGATCAAACGTTAAGTAAAGACGAAGTTTTTGGAACAGTTGAAGCAGTAAAAACAGTTTCAGATTTATTTTTACCTCTTTCAGGAGAAATAGTAGAATTTAATAATGAATTAGAATCTAATCCTGAAGTTGTAAACTCCGATCCTTATGGAGCAGCTTGGATGATAAAAGTTAAAATTTCTGATGCTTCAGAAATAGATTCGTTACTTTCTAGTGAAGATTATAAAACTCTTATCGGCGCTTAA